A window of Kribbella sp. NBC_00382 genomic DNA:
TCAGCAGCCCGTACTGCAGTGGCTCCCGGATGCCTTGCGCCAGGTTGACGTTGTGCCAGGTGGGGATGCCGTTGACGTAGTCGGCCGAGCCCGAGTGCATCTTGGCGACCAGGTCGAGCAACCACTCATCACCGGTGCGGTTGTAGAGCCAGTAGGCGCTGTCAATGTTGTCACCCCAGCGGAAGGCGCCCCAGGACCGGTTGAAGACCTCGGCCGGCTGGTTGTCCTGGAACTGCAGATAGCGCGTCATGAACGGGATGACCCGCTCGTCACCGCTGTACTCCTGCCAAGAGCGGAAAGCGGCCAGTAGCGGCATACCCGGCCAGAAGTCGGGCCCACCCTCCAGCGACGTCCGCAACCGCGTAGGGCCGAACCACCCGTCGCCAGCCTGGGTAGCGATGATCCCGTTGAGCCAGCGCTCGGCCCTGGTCAGTACGCCGGTATCGCCGGTGACATAGCCGAGATCGCCGAACCCCCTGAGCCAGTAGGGCAGCTCCTCCCACGCACCCTGCGCCGGGTCGACCCAGCCGTTGCCCTCGTAGGGGAGGAAGTCGGAGATCTCGTCGTACCGCCCGCAAAGGCCCTTCACCTGCAAGTCGAGCTGCTGGGCCAGCCAGCCGCGGGGCTCGATCGCACCGGGTGGGAGCTTCTGGAACGGTACTGGTTGCAGGGGAGCGCGGTTGGGGACGTAGTGGCCGCCTCTGGAGGCACGCGGCCCAGTGGCGTGTGCGGCGGTTGGATTGACGGTCATGCCGACAGCCAGGGCGCCGGTGGCAAGCAGGAAGTCACGACGGTGGATCCCTTCGACCATGGTGAAGCCTTTCGCGTGATGGTTCGGGGCGGGTTGCATCACACTTACTTGCTGCACGGACGGAAAAACGGCACACGTTTTCCGTGATCGATACTAAGCTGTCGCCAGGCAGGATGGCAGGGCTCGGGAGGAAAAGATGAGGCAGCAGGCGCGGATCGTGGACGTGGCCGCGCTCGCCGGGGTGTCCGCGGGGACGGCGTCGAAGGCGCTCAACAACACCGGCCAGCTGAGCCCGGCGACGCGGGAGCGGGTTCGGCGGGCGGCCGAGCAGCTCGGGTTCACGCCGGATACGCGCGGGCGGGCGCTGTCGTCGGGGCGGACGTACACGGTGGCCTTGTTGACCACGGACAGTTCGGGGCGGTTCAGCATCCCGATCATGCGTGGGGTCGAGGATGTGCTGAGCGCCGGTGAGCTGGCGACGATTCTGTGCGACACCCGCGACGATCCGCTGCGGGAGCAGCACTACTTGCGGTCGCTGATCGCGCGGCGGGTCGACGGGATCGTGGTGACCGGCCGGCGTACTGAGCCGCGCGGGCCTATCGACGTACCGCTGCCGGTTGTTTATGCGCTGGCTGCGTCCACTGATCCGGACGATGCCTCGGTGATCGTCGACGACGCAGGTGGCGCGGCCTCGGTCGTCACGCATCTGCTGGGGCTCGGGCGCTCGCGGATCGCTCACGTCACTGGTCCGGCCAACCATCGATCGGCCACCGAGCGAGCCCAGGCGGTGGCCACCGCTGCAGGCAACGCCTTTGTGGGTGAGCCACTCTTCGGTGAGTGGAGCGAGCGGTGGGGGCGCCAGTCGGTCGATCAACTGCTGCGCAGCTCGCACCCCGATGCGATCACCTGCGGCAGCGATCAGCTCGCCCGTGGCGTCTGCGACCGACTGCGCGAGCTGGGCAAGTCAGTACCGGTCGACGTGGCGGTCACCGGTTACGACAACTGGTCGGTGATGGCCGAGGCGAGCCGGCCGCCGCTCACGACGGTCGATCTCCAGTTGGAGGAGGTTGGCCGTCGTACTGCGACATTGCTGCTCGACGCCATCGCCGGGGAGCCGCATCACGGCGTACTGGAACTCCCGACCCACCTGATTCCCCGCGAGTCGACGCTGGGAATGTCATAGTCCCTCGACGATTGGGTACTGTCGTCACGTCCAGTTTCGTGAGGCTCTCTGGGACGTTCGCGCCCCTCACGAAAGGCTGTGGTGCTGATGACGGATTTCGCGGTACGCCCGGCGGCGTACGACCTGAGAATCATTCTCGCTCTCGCCCTACCCGCCCACGTCGTCGCCCTGATCGACGACACCTGGCAACCGGCCTGGCTGATCGGCCGCCTGCATCACGCCGACGGCTGGACGGCTCTGGTCCAGTACACGGCCCCCGACGGCCGCGAACTCACCTGCCGGATCCCCGTCGACAGGCTAGGTCCACGGGCCGACACCTGAGATCTTGTCGACGGTGATGTGCGTGATGTACCCGCCCGGCAGATCATCGCCAGGCAGAAAGTCGGCATCCGGTCCCTGGTAGACCTTCGCCAGGCCCCGCAGCAACTCGACCGCGCCTCCTTCGGTGATCCGTGCCGTCCCCTTGATCACCAGGTACTCCGTCAGGCCCATCTCGTTGTGCCGATCAGTCTCGATCGACAGCGCGACCCGCCCGTCACGCCGGATGTTCTGTACTTTGCGGTTGTTGGGCACGTGCGCGGCGACGATCTCGTCCCCGTCCACGCCGACCCACACCACCGAGACCTGCGGACTCCCATCCGGATTGATCGTCACCAGATGCGCGAGGGCATCCGATTCCAGCAACTCCCGCACACTCCCCGGAATCTCCATGCGCTCAACCTAAAGGCGAAGCGCCCCGGCCCATAAGGGTCGGGGCGCTTCTGCAGTCCGACGGCGCTGGCTTCCGGTCAGCTGGTCGGCGTACGGGGTATGTCAGGTACTGCTACAGCTACAGCTACAGCGTCAGCCGAGGCGGGCCTTCAGGTTGTCGAGCTCGAGCTTGAGGGTCGCCGGGACCTTGTCGCCGAGCTTGGTGAACCACTCCTCGATCAGCGGAAGCTCGGCCTTCCACTCCTCGTCGTCGACGTTCAGCGCGACCTGCAGGGCCTCGAGGCTGAGGTCCAGGCCGGTGACGTCGAGCGCGTCCGCGGTCGGTACGAGACCGATCGGGGTCTCGACCGCGTCAGCCGTCCCGTCGAGGCGCTCGATGATCCACTTGAGCACCCGGCCGTTCTCGCTGAAGCCCGGCCAGACGAACTTGCCGGCCTCGTCCTTGCGGAACCAGTTCACGTAGAAGATCTTCGGCAGCTTGTCGGCGTCGTGCTCCTTGCCGACGGTCAGCCAGTGGTTCAGGTAGTCACCGGCGTTGTAGCCGAGGAACGGCAGCATCGCCATCGGGTCGCGCCGGACGACACCGACCTGGCCGACCGCCGCGGCGGTGGTCTCGGACGACAGCGTCGCGCCCATGAAGACACCGTGGTCCCAGTCGCGGGACTGGGTCACCAGCGGCACCGTGGTCGCGCGGCGGCCGCCGAAGATGATGGCGGAGATCGGTACGCCGTTGGGGTCCTCGTACTCGTCGGCGATGATCGGGCACTGCTTGATCGGAGTACAGAACCGGCTGTTCGGGTGGCTGCTGAGTTCGTCCGACTCCGGCGTCCACTCGCGGCCCTTCCAGTCCGTGAGGTGGTTCGGCGGGGTCTGCGAGTAGCCCTCCCACCAGACGTCACCGTCATCGGTCAGCGCGACGTTGGTGAAGAGCGAGTTGCCCTTCTCGATCGTGCGCATCGCGTTCGGGTTGGTCTTCCAGCCGGTACCGGGGGCGACGCCGAACAGCCCGAACTCGGGGTTCACGGCGTACAGGCGGCCGTCCTCGCCGAAACGCATCCAGGCGATGTCGTCGCCCAGCGTCTCGACCTCCCAGCCCTCCAGCGTCGGGTCGAGCATCGCCAGGTTGGTCTTGCCACACGCGCTCGGGAACGCCGCCGCGATGTAGTGGACCTTCTTCTCCGGCGAGATCAGCTTGAGGATCAGCATGTGCTCGGCCAGCCAGCCCTCGTCGCGGGCCATCGCGGAGGCGATGCGCAGCGAGTAGCACTTCTTGCCGAGCAGGGAGTTGCCGCCGTAACCGGAGCCGTACGACCAGATCGTCCGCTCCTCGGGGAACTGGACGATGTACTTCTCGTCGTTGCACGGCCAGGTGACATCCTTCTGGCCTGGTGCGAGCGGGGCACCGACGGAGTGCAGGCAGGGCACGTACTTCGCGTCGGTGCCCATCTTCGCCAGTACTTCGGAGCCGGTACGGGCCATGATCCGCATCGACGCGACGACGTACGCCGAGTCGGTGATCTCGACGCCGAACATCGGCACCTCGGCCGTCAGCGGGCCCATGCAGAACGGCACGACGTACAGGGTCCGACCGCGCATGCTGCCGCGGTACAGCTCCGTCATCAGCGCCTTCATCTCGGCCGGCGCCATCCAGTTGTTGGTCGGGCCGGCGTCGGCCTCGTCGACCGAACAGATGAACGTGCGCTGCTCGACCCGGGCGACGTCGGAGGGGTCGGTGCGGGCCCAGAACGAGTTCGGCTTCTTCTCGTCGTTGAGCCGGACCAGCGTGCCGGCGGCGATCAGCTCGTCGGTGAGCTTGGTGTACTCCGCGTCCGAGCCGTCGACCCAGTGGATCCGGTCGGGCTGGGTGAGTTCGGCAACCTCGGCAACCCAGGCCAGCAGGCCCTGGTGCTCAGTCGGGGCGTTGCTCAGGTCGTAGGCCGGTGTCGTCGTCGGCGGGCTCTCGACTCTGAGGGCAGTCTCGGTATGGGCAGGGCTGGCGGTTGTCGTCATCGGCGGCTCATTCCCTCTCGCTCGCGATCGTCCCGGCGTGTACTCCCGGCCCTCGACGCTGAGGTTTGGGTACGACGTCGGCCGCCGGGGTCTCCGGCGGTTCGATTCAGCTGGCTGGCGGTGTGATCTGTCGCATACCAGTACGTCTAGTGGGCGTATACCAGTGTGCAAGTGGTACTAACGGTACGCGACCGGACCGGGTGTTGAGAACCGGCTGGACGTGAGGCCCGTCACAGATTTCCGCCGACAAGGGCTTTCCCAGCAAAAAATCCGGCCGCGGGGTGGTCACGCGGGGTGTTTGCGGGTCTTGGGTGGTCTTAGACGGTTACTTCGGGGCGTGCAGGGGTCCGGGGGACGGCAGCGGCTCAGGGCTGACCAGCGGCGCAGGGGCCGGTACTGCCGGTCGCTGCTCCTTGGTCTCTGTGCCGATCTTGGTTCCGACGGAGTAGAGAGCGCAGAAAACTCCTAGCACCGCTAGTACTGCTAGTAGCCTCGGCCACCAGCGTTTGCTGCTGACTACTGCCTTCTGGCCGTTGGCCACTGCTGCGTTCTGGCTGCTGGCCACTGCGTCTTGGCTGCTCGGCTCCTGGTCAGTTGGGACTGGTAGTGCGCCGTACTGCGCCAACTGGCTGCGCACTGCGTCTACCGACTCCTGGTCGTTGCCTAGTAGGCCGTCGAGGGGATCCAGGAGTCGCTCTGCGCCTGACTGGCCGGGCACTAGTTGCGTTACGGCGTACGGGCGGTCTGCAGTGAGGTTTGCCGCCCATAGCGGCGTCTGCTGTTCGTGGGGCTCCAGTGCGGCCGTACGGCTCGCGCTGGTCAACCTGTCGCGGACCTGCGGATCTGCTGCGCCCCTGTCGCTGAGGACGAGCGCGACGATCTCCATGCCGGTGAAGGAACGCCCGCGCCAGATCTCGGCCAGTGGGTGCTCCAGTAGCCGCTGGTCGAGCTCATACCCGTGGAGTTCCGGTGTGGCGTTCACTTGCTCTCCCAGAGGGCCCGGTCGGCCAATACCTGAACTGCCCGCTGTGCGGCGACCAGGTCGATCGGGTACGCGGCGTAGTCCACCTGAACGGTCAGGTCGCCGCGGTACACGAGTACTGCGACGTGCGAGTCCCGTCCGTTGGTACCGGCGCGCTTGTCGAGCTTGGTCGGGTACGGCCGATCCTTGACCATCGGCCAGGGCTTGCGGTCGAAGGACTGCCTGGCCACTTCGGCCGGCACGAATGGTGAGCGGCCTGGGCCCGCTTGGCGGCCGGAGTACGGGGTGATCCTGATCGTGAGGGACGCTGCCGTCGGCTCTGGGACGGCGCAGGTCAGCTCGGTGCTGCCTGTTTGGATCAGCCTCGCCGTGGTGGCCTTGGGCAACAATGTGGAGATGTCGCCGAGTCTGGCGCAAAGGTCCTCGGGGAGCAGGCGTGCGGACTGGAGGTCGTCCGGTTGCGCGGGTTTGCCGACGGCGATCCCGATGCCCAGTCCGGCGACTGCGGCGATGCCACAGGCGATCGCAGTACCCCGAACGAGCGGACCAGCCATGCTCGCGACGCTTGCCACGCAGAAATTCCCCTTCGCTTTACCCCGGACGTCGCCTTTGACGCTCCGGGGATGGTCCTGGTTCCTGCCTATGCTGCGGCGGTGACTTCCTTCCCGGACATCGTCGTCGGTACCGCTGGTGAAGTACTCGAGTTGCCGTTCGGCGTCTTCACCGTGCGCATCTCCGGCTCGCAGACCGGTGGCGCTCTGTCCGTCGTCGACTCCGTGCTCGCCGCCGGTGCGCTGGGAGCGGCGCCGCACGTCCATCACGCGCATGAGGAGTATTTCCTGGTTGTCGCGGGTGAGGTCACCTTCGACACGGCGGACGGCGTACTGACTGTTGGAGCGGGTGGGTCGGTGTCGGTGCCGCGCGGGCAGGCGCACGGCTACCGGAACGCGACCTCTGAGGCGGCGCGGTTGACCACAGTGTTCACGCCGGCGGGCTACGAGAACTACTTCCGGGCGGTGGCTGCGGCTGCCGCGTCTGGGGTGGAGATCACGCCTTCGTTGCTGAATGAGCTGCGGGCTGAACAGCGGACGACACCTGCCGACTTCTGACCCCTCTGGCGTGCTTTGGGGAATACCATCCCGGCATGGATCTAGGGGATTTGCTGGGTGGGCGTGACCTCGGTGATGTGAAAAAGGCCGTTGGGTTCGTACTGGACAACTCCGACGACTTCGACAAACTGCTGAAGCTGGTCAAGGACCTGCCGGACGACGCGCTCGGTTTCATCGGCCGTCTCCCGGACCTGATGAAGACGATCGGTACCGGCCTGGCCGAAGCCGGCGAGCAGGCAGCCAAGGCCGCCGGCGCCCTGGTCGGCGACGACGGCGAGGGCGGCGCCCGCAAAGCGCTCACCGGCAGCGCGACGACGATGAACTCGGCCAAGGACAAACTCCACGACGCAGCCGGCATGCTCGCCGGTCTGGCCGGCGAACTCGACAAGATCCCCGGCATCGGCGACGCGGCCGCCAAACGCCTCAACGACGGCAGCGGCAGCATCGGCGGCGTAGCCACCGAAATCGAAAGCCTGGCCGGCAACCTGACAGACCTCTCCGGCATCCTCGCCTCAGTAGGCGAAGCCCTGGCCGGCCTGGGCACCAAGCTGACAGAGTCCGGCGGCTCCGTAAAAACCCTCCTCAACTAGCCCTCGTACGGCGTACCGACAGGCCTCCGTACGCCGTACTCACGCTCGCTGGGGAGCCGATTGGCACCCACCCCGGTCCCGCGTGTATCGTTACCCTTCGTTGTCCGGCGCTCGTAGCTCAACGGATAGAGCATCTGACTACGGATCAGAAGGTTGGGGGTTCGAATCCCTCCGAGCGCGCCAGCAAAACCCCAGGTCACCAGGTGGATGACCTGGGGTTTTGTCATTCCCAGGACCGTGGTTCCCCCACGCGGCCCCACTACGCAGGCTCCTCCGTCGCCCGCTCCGCGGACCGCTCCCACCCACCCTGGGTACGCGTGCTGCGCCCGCTGATTTGAGAGCACCCTGGATCCGTCGCCTCGGCGTTGAGTGACTGACTCCCGACCCGCGTAGCCGCGCTGACGCGGCCCGCGAGTCCCGATGAGCAGATCCGACGCTCAGCTAGCGATTGCAACGCCAGGTGCTGGCCATGATCACCTGAGTCGAACCGAGTCGGACACGGAACTCAGCGAGTTCGCGCTCGCGCAACTCCTGGCAACATCGGTGACAGGCAACAATGAGTAACCCCAGACTCGGCAGAGCAAGGTCACGCAACGACTGAAGGCAGGGGAAGATCATGAAGCTGACTCTCATCGCAGGCGACCCGGACTCTCAGCCCACCAACTCGCCCACCCTCTACAAGACCGACCGGGGAAGCTGGATCGTTCAGGGCTGGGTGGTCGACGACCCCGACGCTCTGGCAACGCTCAAGCTCCCGAACGGTGAGACCGCCGTCGAGATCCCGGATCGCATGATCCAGTTCTTCAAGTAGGACTCGTGGAAGAGATCACCGACGACGAGTTCCAAGAGCTGCTGAAGACGTTCAGCCACAGCTCTATTCACCTTGAGACCCGCGACGCGTACGGCACCGAGGTCGAGCTGCCTCACATGGCGCAGTGGGCAGCAGGCGAACCGGACGACCTTGAGTGGCTTCAAGATTGGTGCGCCACGTTGCGCGGCCATATCGCCGCCGGACGGACAGTGCGACGCGCACGGATCGTCTCTGAGCCTCTCAGTGACTATCAGCGGTGGACCCTCGCGATCGGTCATCCGATTGTCGAGGCCGGCGAAGACGTCCGTTTCGTGCCAAGGCGCGAGGTCTCCGAACTCTGTTTCCCTGGCAACGACTACTACCTGTTCGACGACGAACGAGTCGTTTTCCTGCACTACTCCGGTGCAGGACTGAACAACGCACTGACCACCACGACGAACCCGGCAACCGTCGAGATGTGCCGCAAGGCATTCGACCAGGTGTGGCCGCTGACGATTCCCTACAGTGAGTACAAGCCCGAATAGCTCAGCCCGAAAGGTTCAGGAAGCCCTAGGGCTACGCCTTCGGAATCTGCGCAAAGATGCTGGCCTGACCGGTCGTGAGCTTGCCGCCGCGACCGGTTGGCATTTCACGCGTATCAGCAAGTTGGAGCACGGCGTGCAGACTCCCACCGATGCCGACATTCGGGCTTGGTGCGCAGCCTGCGGAGCGGGGGACCAGGAGGCCGACCTGGTCGCCCAGGCGCGGGCAATCGAGTCGATGTATGTCGAGTACCGACGACGCGGTTCCGCGGGCATGAAGCAACTCATGCTCGCGTTCCAGAAGACCTACGAGACCGCCGAGCAGTTCAGGATCTATGAGCACAACGTGATTCCAGGGCTGTTTCAGACGCCTGAGTACATCCGCGCGATGCTCACCTTCTGGATGCGATTCCTCAACACCAGCAACGATATCGACGAAGCGGTAGCTGCCCGGATGCAGCGCCAGACCATCCTCTACGAAGGCCGGCGAAAGTTCACCGTGGTCCTGGAGGAGAACGCGCTCCGAACCTGGTTCGGCACAGCCGAGACCATGGCCGGCCAACTCGACCGGCTGCTGTCGCTGATGAATCTCCCGAACATCGCTCTCGGAATCGTGCCCGCCATGATCGAGCGCCAGGGCGTCGGCTCGGCGGGTTTCTGGATGTTCGATGACAAGCTCGTCACCCTCGAAACACCCACCGCCAGCATCGAAATCACCCAGCCACAAGAGATCCGCCTTTACGACCGGATGTTCGACCTACTCCGCCAGTCCGCGGTTTACGGCCCGGACGCCCGCGCCCTGATCATCCGAACGCAATCCGAGATGAACACCAGCAACTAGGCGCAACACCGTAGCCGCCTCGTTCGCCCGGTTCCTAGCGTTGCCGTATGACAACCACGGGGAACACGTCGTTCGGAGTCGAGTGGGGCGGCCACCCCGACGACGACCACACCACCGCGACCGGTTGGCCCACACTTCGGCCGGCCGAACGCTGCGACGGCGAAAACCCGATGACCGGTCGAGCCTGCATCAACGGCGACCACAAGGGCTACCACCGTGACAGCCTCGGTGCGGAGTGGCTCGACGACGACTAGCTACCGACCGGTCTGCAATTTGGTGGCCGAAACCCTGGACCTCTATTCAGCCGAACCGACCATCACCCCTCAACCGACCGGCCGCATGTGACCCCTGCAGCCACGCTGGCCCGTCACCAAATCGCTCAG
This region includes:
- a CDS encoding LacI family DNA-binding transcriptional regulator, whose amino-acid sequence is MRQQARIVDVAALAGVSAGTASKALNNTGQLSPATRERVRRAAEQLGFTPDTRGRALSSGRTYTVALLTTDSSGRFSIPIMRGVEDVLSAGELATILCDTRDDPLREQHYLRSLIARRVDGIVVTGRRTEPRGPIDVPLPVVYALAASTDPDDASVIVDDAGGAASVVTHLLGLGRSRIAHVTGPANHRSATERAQAVATAAGNAFVGEPLFGEWSERWGRQSVDQLLRSSHPDAITCGSDQLARGVCDRLRELGKSVPVDVAVTGYDNWSVMAEASRPPLTTVDLQLEEVGRRTATLLLDAIAGEPHHGVLELPTHLIPRESTLGMS
- a CDS encoding PPOX class F420-dependent oxidoreductase, encoding MEIPGSVRELLESDALAHLVTINPDGSPQVSVVWVGVDGDEIVAAHVPNNRKVQNIRRDGRVALSIETDRHNEMGLTEYLVIKGTARITEGGAVELLRGLAKVYQGPDADFLPGDDLPGGYITHITVDKISGVGPWT
- a CDS encoding phosphoenolpyruvate carboxykinase (GTP), coding for MTTTASPAHTETALRVESPPTTTPAYDLSNAPTEHQGLLAWVAEVAELTQPDRIHWVDGSDAEYTKLTDELIAAGTLVRLNDEKKPNSFWARTDPSDVARVEQRTFICSVDEADAGPTNNWMAPAEMKALMTELYRGSMRGRTLYVVPFCMGPLTAEVPMFGVEITDSAYVVASMRIMARTGSEVLAKMGTDAKYVPCLHSVGAPLAPGQKDVTWPCNDEKYIVQFPEERTIWSYGSGYGGNSLLGKKCYSLRIASAMARDEGWLAEHMLILKLISPEKKVHYIAAAFPSACGKTNLAMLDPTLEGWEVETLGDDIAWMRFGEDGRLYAVNPEFGLFGVAPGTGWKTNPNAMRTIEKGNSLFTNVALTDDGDVWWEGYSQTPPNHLTDWKGREWTPESDELSSHPNSRFCTPIKQCPIIADEYEDPNGVPISAIIFGGRRATTVPLVTQSRDWDHGVFMGATLSSETTAAAVGQVGVVRRDPMAMLPFLGYNAGDYLNHWLTVGKEHDADKLPKIFYVNWFRKDEAGKFVWPGFSENGRVLKWIIERLDGTADAVETPIGLVPTADALDVTGLDLSLEALQVALNVDDEEWKAELPLIEEWFTKLGDKVPATLKLELDNLKARLG
- a CDS encoding cupin domain-containing protein, yielding MTSFPDIVVGTAGEVLELPFGVFTVRISGSQTGGALSVVDSVLAAGALGAAPHVHHAHEEYFLVVAGEVTFDTADGVLTVGAGGSVSVPRGQAHGYRNATSEAARLTTVFTPAGYENYFRAVAAAAASGVEITPSLLNELRAEQRTTPADF
- a CDS encoding DUF6879 family protein; translation: MEEITDDEFQELLKTFSHSSIHLETRDAYGTEVELPHMAQWAAGEPDDLEWLQDWCATLRGHIAAGRTVRRARIVSEPLSDYQRWTLAIGHPIVEAGEDVRFVPRREVSELCFPGNDYYLFDDERVVFLHYSGAGLNNALTTTTNPATVEMCRKAFDQVWPLTIPYSEYKPE
- a CDS encoding helix-turn-helix domain-containing protein, which gives rise to MSTSPNSSARKVQEALGLRLRNLRKDAGLTGRELAAATGWHFTRISKLEHGVQTPTDADIRAWCAACGAGDQEADLVAQARAIESMYVEYRRRGSAGMKQLMLAFQKTYETAEQFRIYEHNVIPGLFQTPEYIRAMLTFWMRFLNTSNDIDEAVAARMQRQTILYEGRRKFTVVLEENALRTWFGTAETMAGQLDRLLSLMNLPNIALGIVPAMIERQGVGSAGFWMFDDKLVTLETPTASIEITQPQEIRLYDRMFDLLRQSAVYGPDARALIIRTQSEMNTSN